ATCTTGTGCGGCGCATTTACCAGGGTGATGACAAAAAGCTCGATAGTGTCTTCACGCTTTATTACATGGCGGTCAATGTCGGCTCGACCCTGTCCATGCTTTTTACACCCTGGCTGCGGGACCGATGGGGGCAGGAGAGCGCTTTCCTCACCTGCTCAGCCGGGCTGGTGATCGGGATCCTCTGGTACCTTTCACGGCGTCGCTGGCTGGTGAATGCGGGCGCCGCGCGCGACCAGCATCGACTGCCTCTCATGACGTTGATGGGTCTTCTGGTGGGGTTCATCGCGTTGATCGCGGCGCTGAGCATTGTCATTTTCAGCCCTGACCTCGCGCGGGTCTGTGTCTGGGGGGCGTGTCTCGCCGTCGCCATTTATTGGGGTATCCTGTTTTACCGCACGGAGGCGGCGCAGCGCCCGGGCCTCAAGCTGACTTATCTCCTCGCGTTGCAAAGTATGGTCTTTCTGATTTTTTACCAGCAGCAGGTCACTTCCCTGACGCTTTTCGCGCTCAGAGCCGTGGATGGGCGTTTTCAGATTGGCGGTGTGACGTTATTCCGCTTTTCGGCCGGGCAGTTCCAGGCCCTGAACCCGATCTGGATCATGCTCGTCAGCCCCTTACTGGCGCGCTTCTACCATGCGGCGGCCCGTCGCAACCGCCCGATTTCACTCGCGACCAAGATGCTCGTCGGTTTCATCCTCGTGACAATCGGGTTTTTTGTGTGGTGGCAGGCCGCGTCTCTCGCGACAGGGCGGATCTCCGCCTGGATCATGGTATTGGGTTACGGGCTTATTTCGGTTGCGGAGCTTCTGACAATGGCGCTCGGCCTGGCAGTCATCGCACGTTATACCGCCGCGCGCTCAAGCGGTTTCATGATGGGATGTCTCTATCTGCTTTGGGGTGTCGCCATGTATCTCGGCAGTCTCGTCGCCATGCACGCGGCGATGCCGGGCCCGAACCTGCCGGATGTCGTGGCATCCCATATTTACGGCCAGCTTTTTCGTGATCTGTTTATTGCCGGATTTGTGGCGACGCTTTGTATCGCCGCTTTCCTGCCGCTGGCCAGAAGGTGGGACAAAGCCCACCTCGCCAGCACGGGTGCGCCGCTGGATGATGCCGTGCAGGAGGTCGCTGGCATTCCCCTCTGAGCCGCCCCTCGGCAAACTTGTGTTTCTAACTCACGTATAGACCGCAGGACGCTGCCGCCCCGAAACCGTTGACCTGACCGGTTTTTATTGAAGGTTGAGAGACTTGACCTGACATGCATCAACGGTCAGAAGGCAACCGGACGGGGCGACCCGATTGATGGATGCAGGACGGGCGACAGATGCGGTTTATTGAAACATTCGACCCGACATCTTTCGGGGACACAACGGTAAGCTTCCTCAGCGCATTTCTATTCGGAACGCTGATCGGTGCGGAACGGCAATACCGGCAACGCAGTGCCGGGGTGCGGACCAACGCGCTCGTGGCCCTCGGGGGTGCGGCCTTCGTTGACCTCGCCCAGCGTATCGGTGGGGAGGTCGAGTCCCTCCGTGTCATTGCCTATGTCGTTTCGGGGATTGGCTTCCTGGGTGCAGGGTCCATCATCAAGGAAGGCGCCAATGTGCGCGGCCTCAACACGGCAGCGACTTTATGGTGCTCCGCGGCGGTGGGGGCCTGTGTGGGCAGTGACATGCTGGCGGAAGGGTTTCTGCTGACGTTTTTCGTAATTGCAGGCAATACAATTTTGCGTTCTGTTGTACGGTTCGTCGATCGCCTGCCGATCCGCTCTCGCACGATTGAAGCCGTATACGGCATCACGGCGCGCACATTGGATGAGCAAGTATCGTCCGTCGTGCAGAAGCTGCAATCCCGCCTGGAGGCCGATGATTACGTGGTCGGCAAGTTGACCGTGCGCGAAGATGGCGCGGACCATTCCGAGATCGACTTTAATCTGCTGACCTCGTCAAATGATATCGATGTGCTGAAGAAAATTGTTTCCGAAATGGCGGATGACCCGGAAATTTCGGAAATCAGCTGGACGGTCAATGCTGAGTAAGCAAGTCGGCGGATAGGTTGCCCGGGCCGCAAGGTGCGGCAGCTCCGTCTCACAGGCCCAAAAAAACCGCAAAGAGGGACTGGACTTGCACCCCGCTCTCATTTAAATCGGAGCCAGCTGTGTGGCGGATGTAGCTCAGCTGGTAGAGCGCCGGTTTGTGGTACCGGTGGTCGCGGGTTCGAGCCCCGTCATTCGCCCCAGCCTTTTCTCAAGAACTTCTATGAGCATCACCGGGTCGTCGCGACGCGCCGCCACCCTTCCTGACATATTGTCGATTCAGACGCGCCCATAGCCGAAACTGTTTTTCGGCACGGGTGCGAGGCGGCAACAGCCCCAACCAGCCTGGCTCATATCCGGGCTGCCATCATCAAGCGCGGGCACGAGGTCGTTACTTGGCAGCAGAACGTAGGTCGGGAAGCTCATCCCCGGCGCATCAATCGTGAGATTGCGCCAGATTCGCCCTTTTACAAAAATATCTTTGAGGGTCCATGTGCCGTCAAGATAGGCGGAGCTGTCGACAGCATTGGCTTCTGTCCATCGTGTCTGGCTTGAGAGGCGCAATTTGCCGCTCGTTTCCCCGGGTCTTCCGTAAAGCACCAGCTCTATCGCCACCTGACCCTGTGGGGTTGAAAGCGGCTGATAACCCTGCCAGTCGCCAATGATCGGCCCGCGCATGACGGCGCAGCCCATGAGAGACGACAGAGAGAGAATAGATGCCCAGCGTAAACATGTCGTCTTCATCCGCACGCCTCCGTAAAAGAGAAGCGCCCCAGAAACCCGGACGCCTCAACGCCGTCGATTCTTGCCGGAAAACAGGAAGCGCAAACCCTCTTCCAATTCAATCGGCGTGACACGCAATATTTTTGACATGTCTGAGATGGAAAAGCATCTATTTTCGGTCAATCGGTCAATTTCCGCTTTCGTCACATGCGGTACGCCGGGGATGAGGCCAAGGATCGGGATCAGCGCCTTCAGGAGGAATACCGGCACCGATATGATCGGTCGCCGCCGCAAACCCGCCGCTTTGACGACCATGCGAAGATAATCGCGATAAGCCACATCGCGCGGCCCGGCAATAACGATAAAGGGGGGCAGATCATCATGTCCGGACCCGGCCATAAGCTCAATCGTCGCAATCAGGGCCAGAGTGACGTCACCCTGAAAAATCGGCTGGATGCGCATCCGTCCGAATTTGGGAAGCGGAATGACAGGCAGTCTTTGCAGGATGCCGACCAGTCGACGCGTCGTCACATCCGCCCGGGCGCCATAGATCATGCTGGGGAGAAGCATGATATTCGGCACGCGGCTTTCCGATAAAAGGTGGATCGCCTTGCGGATATCATGTGCGAATTTATCCGGGAAGCGAGTGAATAACCGCGTGCTGCCCATGGCCACGAGGCGTGAGTCCTCCGGCATGGCGGCCAATACTGCGGAAGTGTAACTGGCATTGGCCGTGTTGACGATGATCTCCGCATCATGCAACGCAGCCTCCAGCGACGTCCCATCGCCGTTAAGATCGGCGAACCGGGCGGGTTGCACCCCGGCTGGCAGATTGCCCTCCCGGCGTATGACCGGGATAACAACGTAGCCGCGGGCAATGAGGGCCTCGCACAGGGCGTAACCTGATCTCCCGAGCGCCCCGATGACGTGGATACGAAGCGCGCTCACGGTGTCGTCGTCACCGTCCAATCGGACGGACGCAGAATTTGATCAAATTTGACGCTTCGGTCGCGTGTCGGATCAAGTTCAACGGGCTTTGCCGGCGAGAAAATCAACCGGAGAGTGCGACCGTCATGATGATTCAGGAAATCCGACAATTTAGCCCAGCCAGGCGTTTCCCGAATGGGTCGGGACGTATATTGCGAAAACAATTCGCGCAGGAAAGCGGGTGAAAAGGTCGATTTCTCCGCTGTCGTGCCCAGACCATATTTTATCAGGCCGAGATCCCGATAGGCCATGTAAGCGTCCATGAGCCAATAGCTTGGCATTTTCGAGGTGGTGGGCGGATGCATTGATATCGTCCCGCCCAGTTTAAGCGATGCGAAATAGGGGGCGGTAAAATTGAAATGTGAATTCAGAACCTGCGTGCGCCTGTTGCACGTCGCCTGATACGACATTGAGAGGGAAGTAAGGTAGAGGGGCAGGATAAGCCCGTTAAACCCCACATCCGTCTTGATCTGGAAAGGCGGCGCGACGGTTCTGAGAATATCGCCGTCAAGTGTTGTCTCGTAATGAAACGGGTCGATATGCCCGCGAAGATTGCCTTGGGAAAAAACCAGTTTCCCGAATGACGATCTACCTGTCAGAGTCGGGCAAAGGGCGGTGAGGTCCGGGCCCGGCAAACCAAGCATTTTGCGTATCTCACCGGGCGCATCGAAGGCGACATTTCTCAGATAGGCAATCTCGACTTCAGCGACCTCATGGCTCGGCGTCCCATCCGGCGGGGGACGCCCCCTGAGGGAGGTGATCCGTATATTTCGGGCCTCCGTGATGGTGCTGACGGCATGGTTGATGCCACGAATATCGAGCCATGCAGCCTTGAATGTCACGGAGTGGCGTGCGGACGTTGCGGCGGCGACTCCGTCCGGTCCGCCGCCCTGATCCGTGACGGCCCGCCCATGCAGATGATCCGTCGTAAGCTGGCCGAGGCGTGTCGCGATGAGGGTCTTGATATCGACAGGGTGACGATCATCCGCATCAATGGGGGGAAGCGTGACATCCCGCAGGCGCAACCCGTCAGCTTCAGCGCGGATCTGCATCCAGGAGGCGGCCGCACGCTGCCGGAGTTCAAAATGCGGCCGGACTGCCGTCATGAGCTTAAAATGAAGCCCCGTCCGGGGGGCGCCGGACGGGGCATTGATAAGGAGACGATCGGTGGTGAAAGTGACATGCGCGTCAGAAATCTTAACCTGCGTGAAAGCTGCACCGCGGAATAATATGCGTGGATAGGCTTTTTTATAGGTAAAAGTCACGCCGGGCGGCAGATGCGCGTAGAAATTTGAAATTCCGCGTTTCAACTCAGCATTGGCCTCATGTCGCACGCCGGCATAACCAAGTATGACAAGTGTCCCACACAGACTTGTCAGCAAGACGGGTCGCTTCACCGGAAAATGTCCTTAAGGCCTATCAAAACTGTGATCATGCTAGCCGTGAAGAGGCGTATCGACAACCTGTCCCCCTCTTTTTAACGAGGTAATAGGTTACCACACGCGATTTCAGCTTGATTTACCGCCGGTTTTAGCGCCTGTCGCATAATAAAATCGCTTGACATGCGCCCTTGATACGTCGATAAGCGCGCACCGATACCAACACATGCTGCTGGATTAACTGATACATGAAGACGACTCCTTCGCTAAAGCCTGCCGAGGTGAAGAAAGGCTGGGTCCTGATCGATGCTGAAGGGCTCGTTCTTGGCCGCCTCGCCACCATTATCGCAAACCGCCTGCGCGGCAAGCACAAACCTCAATTCACCCCGCATGTGGATTGCGGCGACCATGTCGTCGTCATCAATGCCGAGAAAATCGTCCTGACGGGCAATAAGGTCGGGCAGAAGCTCTTCCATTACCACACAGGGCACCCTGGCGGCGTCAAGGAGCGCACGATCACGCAGCGCCTTAACGGCCCCAACCCGGGCAGTGTTGTCGAGAAAGCCGTTGAGCGGATGATTACGCGCGGGCCATTGCAGCGCGCGCAGATGAAAAATCTGCACGTCTATGCCGGCGCGGCGCACCCGCATGATGGACAGCAGCCCGTTAAACTGGATGTTGCGTCCCTCAACCGCAAGAACACCATTAACGTGATCAAGGTCTAAGAGATGTCTGAAACTCAAGAGCTTACGGGATCTCTGCAGGATCTGGCCGGTCTTGCACCTGCCGCACAGGCAGCCCCGGTTTATGAAGTCAAGCGTGATGCGCAGGGTCGTTCCTACGCGACGGGCCGTCGTAAAGACGCCGTTGCGCGTGTGTGGATCAAGCCTGGCAGCGGTGAGATCATTGTTAATGGTCGCCCGGTAACAACTTATTTCGCGCGTCCTGTCCTGCGTATGCTGATTACCCAGCCCTTCCTGCTGACGGATCGTTATAACCAGTTTGATGTCTATTGCACTGTGACAGGTGGCGGGCTTTCAGGCCAGGCAGGCGCCGTGCGTCACGGTATTTCCCGTGCCCTGACTTATTACGACCCGGCTTTGCGCAGCATCCTGAAGGTTGCGGGCTTCCTGACGCGTGACAGCCGTGTGGTTGAGCGTAAAAAATATGGCCGTGCCAAGGCCCGTCGTTCCTTCCAGTTCTCGAAGCGCTAATCGCGCCTCAGTTCTGTCTGGTCCTATGTTTCGGAAAACCTGTCCTTTATGGACAGGTTTTTTGTTTTGGGTCATGATGCGTTAATCAATCTCGGGCGCAGCACATCTTTCACCTACCCTGTGCGTCGCCTGAGCGGACACCGCGTCCACCACGTGCAGCGCCTATGAAGGGACAGTCAGATGAATCGTTCTCCCGCATCTAAAGAAGCGCAAGACACGTCGGCAACACACGCCTTCAAGGTGGAACATTCTGCCAACCCGCTGGATGAAGCGACGCGGGAGGCCGCGCTCGAAAATCCCAAATTCGGCAGTCACTTCACTGATCACATGGCGATCGTGACGTACACGGCCGAGCGCGGCTGGCATGACGCCACGATTTGCCCGCGCCGCCCCCTGATGCTGGACCCGGCAGCTTCCGTCTTTCATTATGGTCAGGAAATTTTTGAGGGCATGAAGGCCTATCGCACGCAGCACGGCGATATTGTCACGTTTCGCCCCAGGGAAAATGCGCGGCGCTTCCGGGATTCCGCCCGACGTATGGCCATGCCGGAACTCCCGGAAAAGCTGTTTATGCAGAGCCTGGAGTCGCTCATGGCATGTGACCATGCATGGGTGCCGCAGGGCAGCGGGCAGAGCCTCTATATAAGGCCGTTCATGATCGCGACCGAGGCGCTTCTGGGCGTGCGCCCGGCGCGGGAATATCAGTTCATCGTGATCGCCACCCCCGCCGGAAATTACTTTGACAAAGCCTGCGTCGATATCTGGGTGACGGAGCATTTCGCGCGCGCTGCAATGGGCGGAACGGGCGCTGCCAAATGCGGGGGGAACTACGCCGCAGGGCTGATGGCGCAGCGTGAGGCGGCGGAGCAGGGCTGTGATCAGGTCCTGTTTCTTGATGCGGCCACGCGTCGACATGTTGAGGAGTTGGGGGGGATGAATGTCGTCTTCGTGCGCGATGACAACACACTTGTCACGCCACGTCTGACGGGCACAATCCTGCCAGGTATCACACGCGATGCCATCACCACCATTGCCTCCTACCTTAATCTCGCGGTGGAAGAGACGCAGATCGCGATTGATGATATCTTTGAGGGCGCGCAATCCGGGCGTTACCGGGAGGCTTTTGCCTGCGGCACGGCGGCGGTCGTCAGCCCGATCGGGCGGCTGAAACGTCGGGACCATATGGTCAGCTTCGGAGACGGGGAAAATCCCGGGCCAATCACATCATCCATCCTTGCAAATTTGACGGACATCCAATATGGGCGCAAGCCAGACCCTTATGGATGGGTTGAGACCCTGTACCGCGCTTAGAGGAGCTTATGGCGTCAGACTTACCGATGCCGCGCCCATTTCCGCATGAGCCGCCCGGGCTGAAGCACGACATGGTGTTGGCGCAGGCTTCGACGCGGGAGGCGCTTGGCCGCCAGATTGCGCGCGCCCATCGCGGCGCTTCCGCACCGCTGATCATGGGTATCCTCAACGCGACGCCGGACTCTTTTTCGGATGGCGGTGTCTATGTGCAGGAAGCATCAGCCGCTCAGCGCGCTATGACGCTTGCGCAGGAGGGGGCGGCTATCATCGATATTGGTGGTGAGTCGACACGCCCTGATTCCAGTCCAGTCCCGCTGGAGACGGAGCGCGCCCGTATCTCCGCCATTCTTGAGGCGTCCGTCAAAACGGGCTGCGCCGTATCCTGCGACACTTATAAGCCCGACATTGCACGTTATGCCGTTAAGGCCGGGGCGGTCATGATCAATGACGTGGGCGGGACGGCCATCGATCCGGCAATGGTAGCGGTTGCCGCTGAAACCGGCGCCTTCCTCGTCATCATGCATGGGTTGCGTGAGACGGCGGAGGGTGACGTCACGGACGCACTCTCCATCTTCTTTGAGAAAGCCATCAATCGCGCCCGTTCGGCCGGTGTCGCCTCTGAGAGGATCATTCTTGACCCGGGTATCGGCTTTAATAAGTCGGACGCACAGAATATTGGTTGTTTCGATGCCCTGCCGACCTTGCGACAACGTTTCGATGTGCCGCTTCTTGTCGGTATTTCCCGCAAATCCATGTTGGGCCGCTTGACAGGGCGCGACGTGCAGGGCCGCCTCCCAGCCTCCCTGGCGGCGGCGACCATCGCGGCGCGTCAAGGTGCGGCGATCATCCGGGTGCATGACGTGGCGCCGCATGTTGACGCGATGCGTGTCACCCACGCTCTGAGCGCGGTCACGTCAGGGCGTCGCGGATGACGGTCGCCACGATCCGTCTGGAAGGCCTCACTTTTGAAGCGCGCCACGGCGTGTTTGAGGAGGAGCAGCGCAACGGACAGACATTCCGCGTCGATGTGACGCTGAGTGTTGTGGTCGATGATGCGATACGCGACGATGATTATGAAAAAACCGTCTGTTATGCTGAAGTGACGGATTGCATTGCCGACATCATGACGACGCGGCCCTATCGTCTGATTGAGACAGTGGCGGACCGCACAGCGCGCGCCTTATTATCGCGTTTTGAGAAAATCAATGCGGTGACATTGCGCGTATCGAAACCCGACGCCCCGATTAAAGCCACCTTTGAAAATGTCTCCGTCACGGTGACGCATCATCGCATGCGACCGGTCGGGTTTTCTCTCGGGAGTAACCAGGGCGCACGGGCTAAAATCCTGCAAGATGCGATCCTGCGTCTCGGACTGGAGGACGGGGTGCAGGTCACCGCGATTTCCCCGCTATATGAGACGCAACCCTGGGGGAAAACGGATCAGCCCGCCTTCCTCAATCTCTGCGTGATTGGGCGCACGCGACTTATGCCGCATGCATTGCTACGCCTCTGTAAAGAAACAGAACGCCAATTGGGCCGTATGCCGG
This genomic stretch from Candidatus Kirkpatrickella diaphorinae harbors:
- a CDS encoding MgtC/SapB family protein; amino-acid sequence: MRFIETFDPTSFGDTTVSFLSAFLFGTLIGAERQYRQRSAGVRTNALVALGGAAFVDLAQRIGGEVESLRVIAYVVSGIGFLGAGSIIKEGANVRGLNTAATLWCSAAVGACVGSDMLAEGFLLTFFVIAGNTILRSVVRFVDRLPIRSRTIEAVYGITARTLDEQVSSVVQKLQSRLEADDYVVGKLTVREDGADHSEIDFNLLTSSNDIDVLKKIVSEMADDPEISEISWTVNAE
- the folK gene encoding 2-amino-4-hydroxy-6-hydroxymethyldihydropteridine diphosphokinase; its protein translation is MTVATIRLEGLTFEARHGVFEEEQRNGQTFRVDVTLSVVVDDAIRDDDYEKTVCYAEVTDCIADIMTTRPYRLIETVADRTARALLSRFEKINAVTLRVSKPDAPIKATFENVSVTVTHHRMRPVGFSLGSNQGARAKILQDAILRLGLEDGVQVTAISPLYETQPWGKTDQPAFLNLCVIGRTRLMPHALLRLCKETERQLGRMPGERWGPRLIDIDLLFVGDFHVQDHLLTLPHTHLSKRAFVLVPLADIAADVKISGKTVHQLLNELPREAGDVRPYRQFEDDA
- the rplM gene encoding 50S ribosomal protein L13, which gives rise to MKTTPSLKPAEVKKGWVLIDAEGLVLGRLATIIANRLRGKHKPQFTPHVDCGDHVVVINAEKIVLTGNKVGQKLFHYHTGHPGGVKERTITQRLNGPNPGSVVEKAVERMITRGPLQRAQMKNLHVYAGAAHPHDGQQPVKLDVASLNRKNTINVIKV
- the folP gene encoding dihydropteroate synthase, which gives rise to MASDLPMPRPFPHEPPGLKHDMVLAQASTREALGRQIARAHRGASAPLIMGILNATPDSFSDGGVYVQEASAAQRAMTLAQEGAAIIDIGGESTRPDSSPVPLETERARISAILEASVKTGCAVSCDTYKPDIARYAVKAGAVMINDVGGTAIDPAMVAVAAETGAFLVIMHGLRETAEGDVTDALSIFFEKAINRARSAGVASERIILDPGIGFNKSDAQNIGCFDALPTLRQRFDVPLLVGISRKSMLGRLTGRDVQGRLPASLAAATIAARQGAAIIRVHDVAPHVDAMRVTHALSAVTSGRRG
- a CDS encoding peptide MFS transporter, translating into MKADISKPPSREQSFSVVFAVELWERFGYYGMQAILAVYLVQNLGMTDRTALAIMGAFFALTYITPVFGGFLGDRVLGPRRAMVWGAAILAAGYFVLAMADAHRALLSMAMASISAGNGLFKPNAANLVRRIYQGDDKKLDSVFTLYYMAVNVGSTLSMLFTPWLRDRWGQESAFLTCSAGLVIGILWYLSRRRWLVNAGAARDQHRLPLMTLMGLLVGFIALIAALSIVIFSPDLARVCVWGACLAVAIYWGILFYRTEAAQRPGLKLTYLLALQSMVFLIFYQQQVTSLTLFALRAVDGRFQIGGVTLFRFSAGQFQALNPIWIMLVSPLLARFYHAAARRNRPISLATKMLVGFILVTIGFFVWWQAASLATGRISAWIMVLGYGLISVAELLTMALGLAVIARYTAARSSGFMMGCLYLLWGVAMYLGSLVAMHAAMPGPNLPDVVASHIYGQLFRDLFIAGFVATLCIAAFLPLARRWDKAHLASTGAPLDDAVQEVAGIPL
- a CDS encoding NAD(P)H-binding protein codes for the protein MSALRIHVIGALGRSGYALCEALIARGYVVIPVIRREGNLPAGVQPARFADLNGDGTSLEAALHDAEIIVNTANASYTSAVLAAMPEDSRLVAMGSTRLFTRFPDKFAHDIRKAIHLLSESRVPNIMLLPSMIYGARADVTTRRLVGILQRLPVIPLPKFGRMRIQPIFQGDVTLALIATIELMAGSGHDDLPPFIVIAGPRDVAYRDYLRMVVKAAGLRRRPIISVPVFLLKALIPILGLIPGVPHVTKAEIDRLTENRCFSISDMSKILRVTPIELEEGLRFLFSGKNRRR
- the rpsI gene encoding 30S ribosomal protein S9, whose amino-acid sequence is MSETQELTGSLQDLAGLAPAAQAAPVYEVKRDAQGRSYATGRRKDAVARVWIKPGSGEIIVNGRPVTTYFARPVLRMLITQPFLLTDRYNQFDVYCTVTGGGLSGQAGAVRHGISRALTYYDPALRSILKVAGFLTRDSRVVERKKYGRAKARRSFQFSKR
- a CDS encoding branched-chain amino acid aminotransferase; the protein is MNRSPASKEAQDTSATHAFKVEHSANPLDEATREAALENPKFGSHFTDHMAIVTYTAERGWHDATICPRRPLMLDPAASVFHYGQEIFEGMKAYRTQHGDIVTFRPRENARRFRDSARRMAMPELPEKLFMQSLESLMACDHAWVPQGSGQSLYIRPFMIATEALLGVRPAREYQFIVIATPAGNYFDKACVDIWVTEHFARAAMGGTGAAKCGGNYAAGLMAQREAAEQGCDQVLFLDAATRRHVEELGGMNVVFVRDDNTLVTPRLTGTILPGITRDAITTIASYLNLAVEETQIAIDDIFEGAQSGRYREAFACGTAAVVSPIGRLKRRDHMVSFGDGENPGPITSSILANLTDIQYGRKPDPYGWVETLYRA